In the Candidatus Woesearchaeota archaeon genome, one interval contains:
- a CDS encoding adenylyltransferase/cytidyltransferase family protein, translated as MTVQNKSLKRVLAFGTFDVLHKGHKDFLTQARQYGDLLFVVIARDRTVKIHKKVKLHHNENYRLKSVVESGIADFVLLGNKKRKMDVIRRVKPDIICLGYDQKHFIFELEQYIDRKNLKILVKRLNSHKPHIYKSTIIRKKLNESDE; from the coding sequence ATGACCGTGCAGAATAAATCCCTTAAACGAGTTTTAGCATTCGGAACATTTGATGTACTTCACAAAGGTCATAAAGATTTTTTAACACAGGCCAGACAATATGGCGATTTATTATTTGTGGTGATAGCTCGAGATAGAACAGTTAAAATTCATAAAAAAGTAAAATTACATCACAATGAAAATTATCGATTAAAAAGTGTGGTGGAATCAGGCATTGCAGATTTTGTACTTCTTGGAAATAAAAAACGTAAAATGGATGTTATTCGACGAGTAAAACCAGATATAATTTGTTTAGGTTATGATCAAAAACATTTTATTTTTGAACTTGAACAGTATATTGATCGGAAAAATCTTAAAATTTTAGTTAAACGATTAAATTCTCATAAACCGCACATTTACAAATCAACAATTATTAGAAAAAAGTTGAATGAATCTGATGAATGA
- a CDS encoding Lrp/AsnC ligand binding domain-containing protein: protein MYSAYLLLNTKFGKKKLVATRMNNFEEVAILNETYGRYDLIVKIDCETSTSFEEFMQNNINTIEDIQKCETLIIADTANDFGEDIEEPEED, encoded by the coding sequence ATGTATTCAGCATATCTATTATTAAATACCAAATTTGGCAAGAAAAAGCTTGTTGCAACTAGAATGAACAATTTTGAAGAAGTAGCAATACTTAATGAGACTTATGGTAGATATGATTTAATTGTAAAGATTGATTGTGAAACTTCTACTTCGTTTGAAGAATTTATGCAAAACAATATTAATACTATTGAAGATATTCAAAAATGTGAAACTTTAATTATTGCAGATACTGCAAATGATTTTGGCGAAGATATTGAAGAACCTGAAGAAGATTAA
- a CDS encoding zinc metalloprotease HtpX: MLNQLKTVVLLGLLSGVLLAVGWLLGGFNGLTIGLIFAIVMNFGSYWFSDKFVLMVYRAKKVSKKDYPELVSIVKEVAHLAQIPMPQVYIVPSEQSNAFATGRNPKHAVVACTEGIMKLLSKDELRGVIAHEMAHIKNRDILIQTIAATIAAVISYVGFIARWGAIFGGFGNRDRDGGNILQFLVLAIITPLIATIIRLAISRSREYLADETGAGFIKNPQALASALAKLHNSSHHNKMKLGSEATSSLFIINPFTSKNLFALLSTHPPMEERIKRLKHMKF; the protein is encoded by the coding sequence ATGTTAAATCAATTAAAAACAGTTGTTCTATTAGGACTTTTATCTGGAGTATTACTTGCAGTAGGTTGGCTACTAGGGGGATTTAATGGTTTAACTATAGGACTTATTTTTGCAATCGTTATGAATTTTGGTTCGTATTGGTTTTCAGACAAATTTGTTTTAATGGTTTATCGTGCAAAGAAAGTTTCTAAAAAAGATTATCCCGAATTAGTTTCAATTGTAAAAGAAGTCGCGCATTTAGCTCAAATTCCTATGCCCCAAGTATACATAGTACCTTCCGAACAAAGTAACGCATTTGCAACAGGTAGAAACCCAAAACATGCAGTTGTTGCTTGCACAGAAGGAATCATGAAATTACTTTCAAAAGATGAACTTAGAGGAGTAATTGCACATGAAATGGCACACATCAAAAATAGAGATATTTTAATTCAAACAATTGCTGCAACAATTGCCGCAGTAATTAGTTATGTGGGATTTATAGCAAGATGGGGTGCGATTTTTGGGGGTTTTGGAAATCGAGATCGAGATGGTGGAAACATATTACAATTTTTAGTTTTAGCAATCATAACTCCTTTAATTGCAACAATAATTCGTCTTGCAATTTCAAGATCTAGAGAATACCTTGCAGATGAAACTGGCGCAGGATTTATCAAAAATCCTCAAGCGCTAGCAAGTGCGCTTGCAAAACTTCACAATAGTTCACACCATAATAAAATGAAATTGGGTTCAGAAGCAACTTCTTCGTTGTTCATCATAAATCCATTCACTTCAAAAAACTTATTTGCACTATTATCAACTCACCCACCAATGGAAGAACGCATTAAAAGGCTTAAGCACATGAAATTTTAA